One window from the genome of Streptomyces sp. NBC_00287 encodes:
- a CDS encoding caspase family protein, translating into MRTVYALFVGIDDYDSRARLRGCVNDVREAESWLRRQGGPAPVIRTLHDGEASRAAVLTGIRDHLGQSGPDDTALFWFSGHGSEYRTDDPREATGWAQALVCHDSLGPGGQPLLQDTELGALLDDIAARGTHVVAVLDCCHAGGASREGVALPAGAIGRGVDWQPWWRLPGTDREGGGQGAETARHVLLAACRPRERAHENWLDGRYRGYFSHALLGALDRLGPAAAYGAVHTLAEEEVRTRSPFQHPELRGPESGRFLSGDTVTDSPFLLRHTTSGWEINCGQAHGLRSAGGEFTLLDGAASRKVAVRQVRPESCLVEPEGWQPSTAERQSAHPVTPTALAFTPAIVSLTGAPDAVDLLRQAMAGVAALAPDGDGPALRVEVIGRRARVSDGTGHPLPELPLRTPGDAARVVDCLAHLARWHHIRDLANPDPWLSSLVRITVEETRVGRVAHSADGEIVCSYTPDGREPQVMVRIHNMSNRQLWCVLLDMTDRYACSPHLYEGEFVGPGRAGLARRGEPVWLRLPPGRALVRGAFTRDWLKVIVTENELNLAPFRLSAWSPDLPDEGAREHMQSADGGLLRLSTPTHGRDAGGPAHDVGRWGTAQVVVRTEVV; encoded by the coding sequence ATGCGCACCGTGTACGCCCTGTTCGTGGGCATCGACGACTACGACAGCCGCGCCCGGTTGCGCGGCTGCGTCAACGACGTACGGGAGGCGGAGAGCTGGCTGCGCCGACAGGGCGGTCCCGCTCCCGTCATCCGGACCCTGCACGATGGAGAGGCCTCCAGGGCGGCCGTGCTGACGGGCATCCGTGACCATCTCGGGCAGAGCGGGCCTGACGACACCGCACTGTTCTGGTTCAGCGGACACGGCAGCGAGTACCGCACCGACGATCCCCGCGAGGCCACCGGCTGGGCGCAGGCGCTGGTGTGCCACGACAGCCTGGGTCCTGGCGGACAGCCGCTGCTCCAGGACACCGAACTCGGGGCGCTGCTCGACGACATCGCGGCGCGCGGCACCCATGTCGTCGCGGTCCTCGACTGCTGTCATGCGGGCGGGGCGTCCCGCGAGGGCGTTGCCTTGCCGGCCGGGGCGATCGGTCGGGGGGTGGACTGGCAGCCGTGGTGGCGGCTCCCGGGCACCGACCGCGAAGGCGGCGGACAGGGCGCCGAGACCGCACGGCATGTGCTGCTCGCCGCCTGCCGTCCCCGTGAGCGGGCCCACGAGAACTGGCTGGACGGCCGGTACCGCGGCTACTTCAGCCACGCGCTGCTGGGCGCGCTCGACCGGCTGGGCCCGGCGGCGGCGTACGGGGCGGTGCATACGCTGGCCGAGGAGGAGGTGCGCACCCGCAGTCCCTTCCAGCATCCCGAGCTGCGCGGCCCGGAGAGCGGCCGGTTCCTCTCCGGCGACACCGTCACCGACTCGCCCTTCCTGCTCCGGCACACCACCTCGGGGTGGGAGATCAACTGCGGTCAGGCGCACGGCCTGCGGTCCGCCGGAGGCGAGTTCACGCTGCTCGACGGAGCCGCCTCGCGCAAGGTCGCTGTACGTCAAGTGCGCCCCGAATCATGCCTGGTGGAGCCCGAGGGCTGGCAACCCTCCACGGCGGAACGTCAGTCGGCACATCCCGTGACGCCGACCGCGCTGGCGTTCACACCGGCTATCGTGAGCCTGACGGGCGCCCCTGATGCCGTAGACCTCCTCCGGCAGGCCATGGCGGGTGTCGCCGCACTCGCACCGGACGGGGACGGGCCGGCGCTGCGGGTGGAGGTCATCGGCCGACGCGCCCGGGTGTCGGACGGGACCGGGCATCCCCTGCCCGAGCTGCCGCTGCGCACGCCCGGGGACGCGGCACGGGTCGTCGACTGCCTTGCTCACCTCGCCCGTTGGCACCACATCCGGGATCTCGCCAATCCCGACCCTTGGCTGTCCTCGCTGGTCCGGATCACCGTCGAGGAGACTCGGGTGGGACGGGTCGCGCACAGCGCGGACGGCGAAATCGTCTGCTCGTACACCCCGGACGGCCGGGAACCACAGGTGATGGTCCGTATCCACAACATGTCGAACCGTCAACTGTGGTGCGTTCTGCTGGACATGACGGATCGGTACGCATGTTCCCCGCATCTGTACGAAGGCGAATTCGTCGGGCCCGGCAGGGCGGGACTGGCCCGGCGTGGGGAGCCCGTGTGGCTGCGGCTGCCGCCGGGACGAGCCCTGGTACGGGGTGCCTTCACCCGGGACTGGCTGAAGGTGATCGTGACGGAGAACGAGCTGAACCTGGCCCCCTTCCGGCTGTCTGCCTGGTCCCCGGACCTCCCCGACGAGGGGGCGCGCGAGCACATGCAATCGGCCGATGGCGGGCTGCTGCGGCTCAGCACTCCGACACACGGGCGGGACGCGGGCGGCCCGGCGCACGACGTGGGCCGCTGGGGGACGGCACAGGTCGTGGTGCGTACGGAGGTCGTCTGA